Proteins co-encoded in one Jeotgalibacillus malaysiensis genomic window:
- a CDS encoding transcriptional regulator, with protein sequence MNLLGKTREINSMLQQSAGKPVNFKEMGETLSGVIEANVFILSRKGKLLGFAVNQQIENERMKQMLEDRQFPEQYTKNLFNITETSPNLDIDSEYTAFPVENKDLFAKGLTTIVPIIGGGDRLGTLILARVEQTFEDDDLILGEYGATVVGMEILREKADEIEEEARSKAVVQMAISSLSYSELEAIEHIFEELDGKEGLLVASKIADRVGITRSVIVNALRKLESAGVIESRSLGMKGTYIKVLNDKFLFELENLKK encoded by the coding sequence ATGAATTTACTAGGAAAAACAAGAGAGATTAACTCAATGCTGCAACAGTCAGCAGGGAAACCGGTTAACTTCAAAGAAATGGGAGAAACACTAAGCGGAGTAATTGAAGCGAATGTATTTATTTTAAGCAGAAAGGGTAAACTGTTAGGATTTGCTGTAAACCAGCAGATTGAAAATGAGCGTATGAAGCAAATGTTAGAAGACCGACAGTTCCCGGAACAGTATACGAAAAACCTGTTTAACATTACAGAAACTTCACCAAACCTTGACATCGATAGTGAATACACAGCATTCCCTGTTGAAAATAAAGACCTTTTTGCTAAAGGACTTACAACAATTGTGCCAATCATCGGTGGGGGAGACCGTCTTGGTACACTCATTCTTGCGCGCGTAGAGCAAACATTTGAAGATGATGATCTGATTCTTGGTGAATACGGCGCAACAGTTGTAGGTATGGAGATTCTTCGTGAAAAGGCTGATGAGATTGAAGAGGAAGCAAGAAGTAAAGCTGTTGTTCAGATGGCGATCAGCTCACTATCTTATAGTGAACTTGAAGCAATTGAACATATTTTCGAAGAACTGGATGGAAAAGAAGGATTACTTGTCGCTTCTAAAATCGCAGACCGCGTAGGGATTACACGTTCAGTGATTGTTAATGCACTTAGAAAGCTTGAAAGTGCTGGTGTGATTGAATCACGTTCACTTGGAATGAAGGGTACTTATATTAAAGTATTGAATGATAAATTCCTATTTGAACTTGAAAACTTAAAAAAATAA
- a CDS encoding flagellar basal body rod protein FlgC: MTMFHSMNTTASALTAQRLRMDVISSNMANVDTTRATLENGEWQPYKRKSVVLKPQGENFSSFLNTAMNKPSNAGQGVTVSRIIEDNDTPGELLYDPEHPDANAEGYVEMPNVDPLREMVDLMSATRSYEGNVTVFNANKSMMMQALQIGRS, from the coding sequence ATGACAATGTTTCATTCAATGAATACGACAGCCTCGGCTTTAACTGCACAGCGTCTTAGAATGGATGTAATTTCCTCTAATATGGCAAATGTTGATACGACGAGAGCAACACTTGAAAACGGTGAATGGCAGCCTTATAAAAGAAAATCGGTTGTATTAAAACCACAGGGTGAGAACTTCTCTTCATTTTTAAATACAGCAATGAATAAACCTTCCAATGCAGGACAGGGAGTAACAGTCTCAAGAATTATTGAGGATAATGACACACCTGGTGAACTGCTTTATGATCCTGAGCATCCGGATGCGAATGCAGAAGGATATGTAGAGATGCCAAATGTAGATCCGCTCAGAGAAATGGTTGACCTTATGTCTGCCACCCGTTCATATGAAGGTAACGTAACGGTATTTAATGCCAACAAGTCAATGATGATGCAAGCCCTGCAGATTGGGCGATCATAA
- a CDS encoding flagellar hook-basal body protein FliE yields the protein MLKDSINEVNAAQIESDKMTNRMINGENVELHDVMIASQKASVSLNLTMEMRNKAVEAYQEIMRMPV from the coding sequence ATGCTAAAAGATTCTATTAATGAAGTAAATGCGGCACAAATTGAAAGTGATAAAATGACAAACCGTATGATCAACGGTGAGAATGTAGAACTTCATGACGTCATGATCGCTTCCCAAAAAGCATCTGTATCCCTGAACCTGACAATGGAAATGAGAAACAAAGCTGTAGAAGCGTATCAGGAAATTATGAGGATGCCAGTTTAA
- a CDS encoding flagellar basal body rod protein FlgB, whose amino-acid sequence MNLFSGTISSLERGLDYSAVKQKVIANNVANVDTPGYKSKDVSFEAMLQDEINLSSTAADPRHFDLSNVGSNGVSITQRPYSIRENGNGVDMDKEMADLATNQIYYNSLIERISGKFGSLNSVIKGGGQ is encoded by the coding sequence ATGAATTTATTTTCAGGCACAATTAGTTCCCTTGAAAGAGGACTTGATTATTCAGCAGTTAAGCAAAAAGTCATTGCAAATAACGTGGCTAATGTTGATACACCAGGTTATAAGTCTAAAGATGTAAGCTTTGAAGCAATGTTACAGGATGAAATAAACTTGTCATCTACTGCCGCTGATCCGAGACATTTCGACCTTTCTAATGTCGGGAGTAATGGCGTTTCAATTACCCAGCGACCGTATAGTATTCGCGAAAATGGAAACGGCGTGGATATGGATAAAGAAATGGCTGATCTTGCAACGAATCAGATCTACTATAACTCGCTTATTGAGAGAATTAGCGGAAAATTCGGTTCGCTCAACAGTGTGATTAAAGGAGGAGGGCAGTAA